A genomic window from Gossypium hirsutum isolate 1008001.06 chromosome D10, Gossypium_hirsutum_v2.1, whole genome shotgun sequence includes:
- the LOC107916383 gene encoding protein HOTHEAD translates to MAAFVGAVKLFISLVLWLNTLSSIQGARDFYEFRYPFIKRASSFSSSSSFSSSSNDEVTYDYIIVGGGTAGCPLAATLSQNFSVLLLERGGVPFSNANVSFLRNFHIALADTSPTSASQPFVSTDGVINARARVLGGGTCINAGFYTRANSDFIRRVGWDARLVNESYPWVEKQIVHQPKLAPWQDAFKDSLLDVGVSPYNGFTYDHIYGTKVGGTIFDRFGRRHTAAELLASANPKMLTVLVYATVQKVLFDKSAGKRPKAMGVMFKDENGNQHQAFLTNNRRSEVILSCGAIGTPQLLMLSGIGPKAELQRLNISMVLHNEFVGKGMADNPMNSVFVPMTRSVEQSLIQTVGITKMGVYIEASSGFGQSQDSIHCHHGLLSAEIGQLSTVPPKQRTRQAIEEFIKRKRDLPREAFKGGFILEKIAMPLSTGHLNLINTNIDNNPSVTFNYFGHPRDLRRCVNGIRMAAKVIQSDRFTNFTKCDKPTVERLLNMSVNANINLIPKHTNDTKSLEQFCKDTVITIWHYHGGCHVGKVVDPNHKVLGTRRLRIVDGSTFSESPGTNPQGTVLMMGRYMGVKILRRRLGKAAGV, encoded by the exons ATGGCTGCTTTTGTTGGGGCAGTGAAGCTCTTTATCTCTTTGGTTCTTTGGCTCAACACTCTCTCATCTATTCAAG GTGCGAGGGATTTCTATGAATTTCGGTACCCGTTCATCAAAAGGGCGAGTTCATTTTCATCATCGTCATCGTTCTCATCATCGAGTAACGATGAAGTTACGTACGACTACATAATCGTGGGAGGTGGCACAGCCGGGTGTCCCTTAGCAGCCACACTGTCTCAAAACTTCAGTGTATTGCTGTTGGAGAGAGGTGGTGTTCCCTTCTCAAATGCCAATGTCTCCTTCCTCAGAAACTTCCACATCGCCTTGGCTGACACTTCCCCAACCTCTGCTTCCCAACCTTTCGTTTCCACCGATGGTGTTATTAATGCTAGGGCTAGGGTTTTGGGTGGTGGCACTTGCATTAATGCTGGCTTTTATACCAGAGCTAACTCAGA TTTCATACGGAGAGTGGGATGGGATGCTAGGCTAGTGAACGAGTCCTATCCATGGGTGGAGAAACAGATTGTTCACCAGCCTAAACTAGCACCATGGCAAGATGCCTTCAAGGACAGTCTTTTAGATGTTGGGGTCTCACCTTATAATGGATTCACCTACGACCATATCTATGGAACTAAAGTTGGAGGCACCATTTTCGACCGATTTGGCCGTCGTCATACGGCGGCTGAGCTTCTTGCTTCTGCTAACCCGAAAATGCTTACTGTTTTAGTGTATGCCACTGTCCAAAAAGTCTTATTCGATAAATCAGCAGGGAAGAGGCCAAAGGCAATGGGAGTGATGTTCAAAGATGAAAATGGGAACCAACATCAGGCATTTTTGACTAATAATCGAAGGAGTGAAGTGATTTTATCATGTGGTGCAATTGGGACTCCTCAATTGCTAATGCTTAGTGGCATTGGACCCAAAGCTGAACTCCAGAGGTTGAACATTTCCATGGTGTTGCATAATGAGTTTGTTGGAAAGGGCATGGCTGATAACCCGATGAACTCGGTTTTCGTCCCGATGACACGTTCTGTGGAACAATCTCTTATACAAACTGTTGGCATTACCAAGATGGGTGTTTACATCGAAGCTAGCAGTGGATTCGGACAGTCCCAGGACAGCATTCATTGTCATCATGGATTGTTGTCTGCTGAGATAGGGCAACTCTCAACAGTTCCACCAAAGCAAAGAACACGACAAGCCATCGAAGAATTCATCAAAAGGAAACGAGACCTTCCACGTGAGGCTTTCAAGGGAGGTTTCATTTTAGAGAAGATTGCAATGCCACTTTCCACTGGCCACCTCAACCTAATCAACACAAACATCGACAACAACCCTTCGGTTACCTTCAACTACTTCGGCCACCCCCGCGACCTACGCAGATGCGTCAATGGGATTCGGATGGCTGCCAAGGTTATACAATCGGACCGATTCACGAACTTCACCAAGTGTGACAAACCGACCGTAGAGAGGCTTCTTAACATGAGTGTCAATGCTAACATTAACCTTATACCCAAGCATACTAATGACACCAAGTCCCTAGAACAGTTCTGCAAAGACACTGTAATCACAATCTGGCATTACCATGGAGGGTGCCATGTTGGGAAGGTGGTGGACCCTAACCACAAAGTTCTTGGAACCAGAAGACTCCGGATCGTGGATGGCTCCACATTTAGTGAATCCCCTGGAACTAACCCTCAAGGCACTGTCTTGATGATGGGCAG GTATATGGGAGTCAAGATTTTGAGACGAAGACTAGGCAAAGCTGCTGGTGTGTAA
- the LOC107916381 gene encoding NDR1/HIN1-like protein 13 has product MTDRVYPSSKQPTNGTAPTTTSAAAAANPSFPATKSQLYGASRPLYRPQTKRHRYRRSCCCSCCLWTTILILVLILLVAIAGAILYVLYRPHRPTFTISSLKVSTLNVTSASKVITNIHLNVTAKNPNKKLVYIYDPITISLITNDEIDIGEGSLGSFVHGNKNTTLLKAAITSSNRQELDEASAGKLRSGLKSKKGLPLKIKLDTKVKAKMGALKTPKVGIRVVCEGIKATAPKGKSATIASTSNAKCKVDLRLKIWKWTL; this is encoded by the coding sequence ATGACTGACAGAGTTTACCCTTCATCCAAACAACCCACAAATGGCACCGCCCCCACCACCACCTCCGCCGCCGCTGCCGCCAACCCTTCGTTTCCCGCCACTAAATCTCAACTCTATGGAGCCTCTCGCCCTCTATACCGTCCGCAAACCAAGCGCCACCGTTACCGCCGCTCATGCTGTTGTTCTTGCTGCCTTTGGACCACAATACTTATCCTTGTTCTTATCCTCCTAGTCGCCATAGCTGGTGCTATCTTATACGTCCTTTACCGTCCCCACCGCCCTACTTTCACGATCTCCTCCCTCAAGGTCTCGACCCTTAATGTAACCTCAGCTTCCAAGGTCATCACCAACATCCACCTTAACGTCACCGCCAAAAACCCGAACAAAAAGCTCGTCTACATTTACGACCCAATCACCATATCTCTTATCACAAACGACGAGATCGATATAGGGGAGGGTTCCTTGGGCTCCTTCGTGCATGGCAATAAAAACACGACTCTTTTGAAAGCTGCCATAACAAGTAGCAACAGGCAAGAACTTGATGAGGCTTCAGCTGGCAAGTTAAGGAGCGGTTTGAAGAGCAAGAAGGGTCTGCCATTAAAGATAAAGCTGGACACTAAAGTGAAAGCAAAGATGGGAGCACTGAAGACCCCCAAGGTTGGGATTAGGGTTGTTTGTGAAGGGATTAAAGCTACTGCTCCCAAGGGGAAATCAGCAACAATAGCTTCAACTTCTAATGCAAAGTGTAAGGTTGATTTGAGGCTCAAGATCTGGAAATGGACTTTATGA
- the LOC107916012 gene encoding LOB domain-containing protein 22 — protein sequence MSISRTGSNGTTQACAACKYQRRKCAPDCILAPYFPHDRQRQFQNAHKLFGVSNITKIIKNLNPPEKDIAMRTIVFQSDARANDPVGGCYRIIQELQRQIEYSQAELDLVLHQLAICRAQAAQQQHSDLTLGCDMINPQDPLNSYNSNYYYVQEPHEELFAVNDNNQQHQLQENYDHSWGIQESTSALSTLNIKQSFMKQSEHNDVHEDEVKHDYGIACERHEMKFENDDIVERRFVPSTQLVMSS from the coding sequence ATGAGCATTTCGAGAACTGGTAGTAACGGTACAACGCAAGCTTGCGCTGCATGTAAATACCAACGTAGGAAGTGTGCACCGGACTGCATTCTCGCCCCATATTTCCCTCACGATCGGCAACGACAGTTCCAAAACGCGCATAAATTGTTCGGGGTCAGCAACATCACCAAGATCATTAAGAACCTTAACCCTCCCGAAAAGGACATAGCCATGCGTACGATCGTGTTTCAGTCCGACGCACGAGCTAATGACCCTGTTGGAGGTTGTTATAGGATCATTCAAGAGCTTCAACGACAAATCGAATACAGCCAGGCCGAACTTGACCTGGTTTTACATCAGCTAGCCATATGCCGAGCACAGGCCGCTCAACAACAACATAGCGATTTAACGCTAGGTTGCGATATGATCAATCCCCAGGATCCATTGAACTCGTATAACTCCAACTATTATTACGTCCAAGAACCTCACGAGGAACTGTTTGCGGTGAACGATAACAACCAACAACATCAGTTGCAAGAAAACTATGATCATTCATGGGGCATACAAGAATCGACGTCAGCATTGTCGACATTGAATATCAAGCAGAGTTTTATGAAACAAAGTGAACATAATGACGTACATGAGGATGAAGTGAAGCATGATTATGGGATAGCTTGTGAAAGGCATGAGATGAAGTTTGAGAACGATGATATAGTTGAAAGGAGGTTTGTGCCATCCACACAATTAGTTATGTCATCTTAA